The Hemitrygon akajei unplaced genomic scaffold, sHemAka1.3 Scf000034, whole genome shotgun sequence region aacaaagaaagataggtctactcacccacttacttcgccaagcaTACGAACTTTTTAAaacgttagctaatgtgccctgctgttaccccgtccgtccgggccgatttgccaagggggaAAAAAGAGTCTGTGCCTCGCTCttgcctcttcccgttaccgcctaagcccgttgagccaaagccctacactctgctgccacccactccgctgcccgctctatagggtggtcatctttttaaactctccgcgctgtcctgcgcagtctcgccgttcttgtgcgcaaagttttttttaaaaaactgccttccttcagaatttagctcccacgccgcccttcttgtcgcaattaaaaaaaaacactttcagtcgtgtattcatcagcctattccacactgtccacatgaaattcagcaaggcctttgatgtcgaggatagaccacacttggagcattgtctgcatttccggatcccgaatatggggaggatgtcattacactggacaagaggcttcaggaggatgttaccaggactgggggcttgggttaaaagcagagagtggataagcttgggctattcagctgtagtgtaggatgttcaggtatgacacCTTATTGAGGGAAATAATtgataaggagcttaaataaagtttctttttccaagaaatgggagtacagaacctgaggcctcagattgaaagtgagacaggaaatttttctgagtggtctatcgggtaacattctcatagagacGGAGGTTGGTAagtggaatttgccctcagacgctgtagaaacaggtaaaaataaaatattttaaaataaatttgggcaggtacacagatgggaaatggttagagggatgggggggggcaaacacacacaaatgggccatgctcaagaagacatcttagtcttacagattgatgaagtgggccgtgagttcaacatccgtcaaaccctcccagatcatcctcctgaggaatctcaccccggagtctgtctgtgaagtgttgacgTGACGTcatgtcagagggcagctcagtgccacagaacagacagactgggtaaggacggcagatttcaatcctaaatggaaatttgtgcctatttctgtggccgtgtgtcacagtCTGATAGTATatccgtgagtgtgtgtgtgtgtgtttgtgtgtgtgtgtgtgtgtgtgtgtgtgtgtgtgtgtgtgtgtgtgtgtgtgtgtgttgattgtggtaaatgtccgtgtggtgtgtatacacattgaaggagagtgtgcacattgaagaatttgtatgttgcagtgagtcatcacatgtctggtgtgtgttgacaatgtgtcacacgtgattgagttgtttaaataatttgtgtgtgtgtgtgtgtgtgtgtgtgtgtgtgtgtgtgtgtgtgtgtgtgtggattgtggtaaatatccgtgtggtggCATACATATTGAAGGAGAGTGTgaacattgaagaatttgtatgttacagtgtgtcatcacatgtctggtgtgttgagttgtttaaatgaataaatgactgtctctgaagagattggtttccaggttactgagggaaataacaacgtacattgctgagtcTCTGACTACAATTtgccaatccttcctgtgtatgtgtgtgagggagctttgccaggccggttatgctgtgtgtgcttctcccgagatgaaatcttgacccatgttaatgcttgttggtgtgtccgagctcattctcacaatgcttcaatgtagtggtctgataaccataagacataggagcagaattaggccatttgcccatcgagtctgctccgccattcaatcatggctgatcctttttttccctcctcagccccactacctggccttctccccataaccattgatgctgtgtccaatctagaacctatcaagctctgccttaaatacacccaacaagttccacaaattcaccagctgctggcacaaatttctctgcatctgttttaaatagacacccctctgtcttgaggctgtgccctcttttcctaaactccaccaccaggggaaacatcctttccacatctactctgtctaggactttcaacgttcgaaatgtttcaatgagattccccctcatctttctaaattccagcgagtacagacacagaactatcaaacgttcctcgtatgataaccttttcattcctggaatcatccttatgaaatgaaccttctgcaatgccagcacatcttttcttagacgaggagcccagaactgttcacaatactcaaggtgaggcttcaccagtgccttataagcctcagcatcacatccctgctcttggattgaatgctattctaaaccccttgaattgaatgctaacattggattctaaaccacagattaaaatccaggagcaacagactccgggacagcttcttcaaccaggccatcagactgattaactcatactgacacaactgtatttctatgttatattaaccagcctgttgtacatattattcatcataaattactataaattgcacattgcacatttagatggagatgtgacATAAAGAATTTTAATCCtcaggtatatgaaggatgtaagtaataaagtcaattcaattcaaatctatttcttgtttatttttttcatcccaatcattctttcagttcctctctgtagatatttaaaagcttcccaatcctctgtcttcctgctaatgtttgttttgttgtatgccctctcttttgcctttacaataacttgtcttcccttgtcagcaacggttttactattttgccatttgagtatttatttatttttggaatacatctatccttcaccttcctcattttcccagaaactgacaccatttctgctctgctctcatccctgtcagcatctccttccaatttgctttggccaactcctctctcagaccactgtaatttcttttactcctctgaaatactacaatatcaggctttactttctccgtctcagatttcaagttgaactcagtcatgttgtgagcactgcttcctaaggtttcttttaactactcacctctggttcaatacataacacccaatccagtagagctgttcccgagtaggctcaacgacaaactgctctagaaagccatcacattgcattcaacaaactcactctcttgagatccttttccaacctgattttcccaattgacctgcatgttgaaatctcccatgattatcataacattatccttttcatcaaccttttctatttccagttgtaatctgtgggccccaacccactgactgttgggaggcctgtatatgactggtgtcagtgtcatttttacttttgcagttccttacctcaacccacaagattcaacatcttccaatcctatgtcacatctagctgctgatttaccagcagagccacaccaccccatcagccttccttccttcctccgatacattgtgtaatcttgaacattcagctcccaactacaaccatcctgcaGCCTcatttccgtgatggccacaacatcatacctgacaatctgtaatcgagcaacaagatcatccaccttatttctcatactccatgcattgagatataacactttgtgtactgtatctgctaccctttttaattctgcatccctaatgcactgatactcaccctgctggctgcaattttctcctctcacctgtccgccctatctgacagtctgacggCACgcaatctttgcatttttaccatcagtcctatcccttcactccagttccaacccccccccccccaccaccaaattagtttaaatcctaccCAACAGCTTTATGAAACCTCTCTCACCGAGAATATTGTTCTCgctcgggtcgaggtgcgacccatcccttttgagcaggtcattcctccaccagaagacatcccaatgatccaagaacctgaggcCCCGCCCCCTGCACCGTCTTCTCAGCCATGgtttatctgccaaattatcctgtttctaccctccccagtacgtggcacaggcagcaatccagaaattacaaccctgggggtactgcttctgagctttctaccaagctagccagattctttgcaggacctctttgtttttactttctatgtaattggtcccaaaatgcaacaagttatctggctgttttccctccctctctaaatgctgcagacacgatcggagacatccctgaccctggcacctaggaggcaacataccattcgggtgccCCATTCACGTCCATACattctcctgtctgtctcctgacaattgagtcccctatcactactgctcccctcttctccctctaacaacagtgagagatgctgatccggaagggggaagacctttgtcagtcagagtctgcactcacagggcacagaggacttgtgtattttcctgacaatcccggtcaccacactgatacccgcttttattccctacaatatcatcaagtcagtattaaattcccagcttcTGTGGTAGATTCAAATTCATGTCTTGGCGTGTTggtgcagtgtgcctgggatcaggacacagtggttcatctgccaatCCCGTATATTGGTTGTACTGtggccctgtgctggtgtgttcagggatctgacatctccagctgaccatgtgacagtgatgcctcctaGTTAGTGGggctgatgtggaataaactttagttccccttcagtccattatcacagccaatcCTTGCTTCAGCTTACAAATTAATTGTGTCTCATAAACaaggaaaaatgaatctttgtaagttttacctcggttaatggcatcaagtgtttctctcagcactgtgttcaacaaataaaagcaatcgaatttttcaaccggtagggcctcatctgtcactgacaattcctggacatcgtcactgattctgtaaatattaaactgctggtgataaactggaattttgaactattttacaaatccatacaggttttcagtaaagagcatgtcctacctcctgtttcgatgagcttcctcctgaaataaataaaagcacaaatctaattagacttggacttaatgtccacgtcctgaatttcatccaaatcattacaaggtgttgaaaattcccactcccacagtcacaaactcacaccagcaatacagaaccacggggtaaattacagggaaagttgctgaaagttagaccattactgagaggatggaactgacaggaaagacaggacaggctgtgcattaccaTCTGGATAAGACATCAGAATGgtaaaatggaacaatttaagattagtgatggatttgattgtgcgaaggtggaaaaagtacttcattatggcgaacacgagaggacacaggtgcttggaagtagtacggaggagatgtcaggtaagtgttttggaatgggtggaatgggctgccggcaacgaaggtggaggcggatgcgatagggtctttcacaagactcctacacaggtacatggagcttagaaaaatagagagctatgggtaactcgaggtaatttctaaagtcagtagatgttcggcacagcattgtgggccaaagagactgtattgtgtcgtaggttttttttgtttctatgtttctatttatggggagaccttcagccaaagataaaatgccaggtggttcttaataaatcccacaagaaatttagtgaagaggatgtgccACAGGATTGGTTGAAATGGAAcatcagagattgaatgtaatggggaggctggataaacacgtgaggggccagggaaattgatagaagatggacctaATGGCCTGCTCATGACAGAAAATGgtacacaatcccatgtaaaacttatccaaaaaagtagagacagtgaaagtttccgtaatctgacgactgaagagcctgtattgtgctgtaagttttcaatGTTTATATTTCTACGTTTCTAATGTGAAACATAAACGAAAAATTAAAGAAACATGGAAAGTTTCCCTAATCTGACggaaaccggatatggaggataagtccgatgtgtgggtcaaattctttgctctcactgattgacaaagagatcctcacacccaccgcaccagacacactcacagcctgtgattggaactgggtgttaatgagAGTGTTAGAGGATATTAATGtggtaattaaggacacaatcagcagctctgtgttatgatcagagtaaatcatgtcagagaagattgcattctgtcctgggatgtacagaagttgtggaagtccagttttgggacaacaacaaccctgaatagttgcatcaattgtctggtgagaaacagtttactgctatttgtaaatgctgtgtgtaagaGCAACACgtttgttttctgtctgcattgtattctgagtTACGTGTTTAATACGAAAACCagtcaggtgagtggggacatggtaaaagcgaagggataAGTTATGTATGCGTACTTTGTTGTGGGCTGTTTTGAGCCTGGGACTGGCagatgtcatatcttttgttgacagattaattgcaatttaatttatgattaattaTGCAGAAAATGCATCGCTTAcatattgtatgttgctgataaatgATCAAATACCTGTCTCTGACATTTTAGAATGTCATTCGCGGAGTGATTGGAGGTGCatcatgcaaggagaacactctgtgtgaggacaccagcagcggtaattgatttggtagaattggccgctCTGCTGtgattatttcaaatataccactgttcatttagttcaatttgacagaaatgaattgaaatgtaatccctcaccttgagaaatatcacaccatctttctgatccatctgttcctttaactttgagatttcctcctgaataatccttatattctcttgaatcttaagaagatttttctccattggatttagaatcctcgcctcttccttcctgagatccctgagtaagctgtgctctttctcagtgataatctggcgcagttcagcaaactgggatgtgatgtgggactgaaggttgtgtgactgtttctgtcgaatgaaaggtgaagattagtttactgcattgctgtgttgtatttccttttgACATTAAggtccattggggtccatactacttctgagacattcccatcaaccccattccctcaagttttcctgaaacctattctccctcattggcccattaactcccacctgattcacacACACATTTAACCAGCATGTTCTTGGGATGCGTCTACAAccgtcatggccacagggagagcatgcaaaatccacacagacagcagcagaggtcaggattggacccaggtcactggagctgcgatactctgctattctgcattaaatggagcaaaactcaacagtaatatcagaaattccgcacaggaagcctcacccgaactccggaaatcatctctttctgttgctgctccttttcctggaagtctgatttcttttttgtgagagagtctaaggaagattttagctgatcctggaagtcagagagtgaaggaaatagaaacaaagatgcatcaaaagaaacaggtgatcaaacccaaTTATCaaaacaaaatgccggaggaactcagtgagtcaggcagcatctattcaggggaaataaacagtcggtgtttcgggatgaggactgggaaggaatgggacagaagccacaataaaaaggttggggatgagaaccagctgacaggtgacgggtgagacaacgtgagggggaacgggggggaggctgatgaagtgagaagctgagaggggacaggtggaagaggtcagggctggagaagaaggaagatAATACGaaaggacaatcgaccatggaagaaccggggggggggtggatttgggGCTGTTTGGATCCCTGAATATTGGTGAGGCAGGGGTtggtaggagtcaggtgtagcacttgtcccattTGCAGGTAtcggtgtcaggagggagatcagtggggaggagcgagtggataaaaGGGAGTTATGTAGAGAGCGATCCCTATAGAGCGTGGAGAGTTGTAGTGGTGGAGGGTGGGAGTGGGCTTTTGCTTCGTGGTAGAATCCGATTGGAGATGGCGAACGGTGGGGGGATGATATGTTGTTTATGGAGGCTCGTGTCGTGTACAATAGACCAAGGGGTGAGAATCAAATTCGAGTTAGCTTTACCTTGTAGAgtgtaacagcttctttaatcggcatgaagcggtgctctctgtgttcctgcgcgtctccacagaccagacagatcagtgtcttctccgtttcacaaaacagcttcagttcttcctcatgttcctcgcagtaaagtttactttccttccctttgggATTccggtttagatttcgagctttttcagccagatttgctaaggcccgattcaccctgagggtgcggtcagcaaactcctctctacattccgggcaggagtttctctcctccctttcccaacaccgtgtgatacaagagcgacagaagttgtgcccgcactccagtataaccggatcggtgaagaaatccaggcagacgggacaaattacctcctcggtccaactctcggcctttcttttcgaagccatgttaactcccagcacttcctgattcagaatgctttcactttcggggagctgctgatcgcctgcagtaccgcgattgtccactacgcgcgctgcagactcggggaatgAATATTATGTCACTGCGTATGTTCAGTGGGAAAGAATTGTGGCCATTTCCATATCAGCGTGggatcagaaacacattcagtAGTTCCTaacagaaatgaaaactcggCCATGGACTGCCTAAGCCCGGCTACGAACGGAGGAGTGTTGGGCATGGTTCTAGCAACCCCATCTCGTAAAAGCCCAGTGCGACAGAAACGTCAACTAAATCTCGAAAGGCCTCATTCCTGGGATCGGAAGGACGTTCCGCTGGAAGACGAATGAATCGTGTGGATAGAGGGAAGCCACAGGCCCGATCAAATCACGGCCCTGGGCAGAAGAATCTGGCGAGCCTGTGTCCCGGtggcgtgatgggctaaagaagaagcagaacagaaatgaaaacgGACAGAaaagcctggttcagtctgaggcaggactgaaaggggcaaattctgaaaagagaggcacaagagactgcagatgctgtaatctcGAGTAGGAAACATGATGCTAGAAAACtgagcagtgactagtggggtaccgcaaggctcagtgctgggaccccagttgtttacaatataaattcatgatttagacgagggaattaaatgcagcatctcctagtttgcagatgacacgaagctgggcggcggtgttagttgtgaggaggatgctaagaggatgcagggtgacttagataggttaggtgagtgggcaaattcatggcagatgcaatttaatgtggataaatgtgagatatccactttggttgcaagaacaggaaaacagattattatctgaatggtggccaattaggaaaaggggaggtgcaacgagacctgggtgtcattgtacaccagtcattgaaggtgggcatgcaggtacagcaggcggtgaaaaaggcaaatggtatgttgacattcatagcaaaaagatttgagtataggagcagggaggttctactgcagttgtacaaggccttggtgtgaccgcacctagagtattgtgtgcagttttggtcccctaatctgaggaaagacattcttgtcatagagggagtacaaagaaggttcaccagattgattcctgggatggcaggactttcatatgaagaaagactggatcgactaggcctatactcactagaatttagaagattgaggggggatcttattgaaacttataaaattctaaagggattggacaggctagatggaggaagattgtttccgatgttggggaagtccagaacgaggggccaCAGtttaaagaaaaagaggaagccttttaggaccgagatgaggaaaaagttcttcacacagagagtggtgaatctgtggaattctcttccacaggaaacagttgaggctggttcattggctaaatttaagaggaagttagatgtggcccttgtcgctaaagggatcagggggtatggagagaaagcaggtacagggttctgagttggatgatcagtcatgatcatactgaatggcggtgcaggctcgaagggccgaatggtctactcctgcacctagtttctatgtttctatgtcaggcagaatctgtggagaggaatgtacAATCGACTTTCAAGGTCGAGATCATTCATTCCAAAATGTCGAttctccatttccttccacagatgctgcttgacccgcttAGTTCCTCTAGCCGCTGGATTTTGTTTTCCTCCgggtttaagagagagagagactgggctGTAAAACCTGGGTTAAGTAAATATTTAAAGCAGCTATTAAATCAGTTCATGCTGTCAGGCTCCCGCTGGTTAATCCCCTATCGTGCCCCAATTTCAGCTCCAGATATTATCTGAAAACCCCGTCTCCGTGTCcagactccatatcagagctccgtgtcaagattcctcctgctCGCTGTTCAAAGTTCACGTCTGCGCAAGCATcccaactcaatctccgtgcctgagtcctgcgcttgggttctcctcagtcgctttgagtaacagaacgaactggccatttCCGTGCTAGCTGTTCCCTTcggccaaaagggagggctcaccagtagaaaggagagtcagacaacattcccttccgtCCCCCAAACCCGGATGTAGATCCAAGCTACTGTAAACTACCACCAACAGCCCCTGTCTCTGTCCGCCTTGGTGGACTCCGGTGCCGAGGGAGATCTGTTGGATGAAGACACAGCTTCCCGGGccggaattcctcgggagccgttGAGTACCCCTCTGGAGGCCCGGGCACTGGACGGAAGACGTCTGGCCCGAGTCACTCACTGAACACCACTACTGTGTTTGGTTCTCTCTGGGAACCATCGGGCACAGGTACAATTTCacctaatttcctctcctcaagcgcCTATAGTTCTTGGGTACCCCTGGATAAGCCGCCATAACTCCCACATTGATTGGTCCACTGGGAAGATAGCCGGCTAGAGTCCGTTTTGTCACTCCGCTTGTCTACAGTCGGCCCTTTCTCCTGTAAAAGCCACCGCGACCTCGTCTGCCGCTGAACCCAGCGGAGTACCACGACCTGGGGCAAGTGTTTAGTAAGCACCGGGCCCCTTCCCTGCCTCCACTCCGACAATACGATTGTGCTattgaccttctccccggagCTCCTCTCCCCACCAGTCGGCTCTATAACATGTCCTGACCAGAGAGGGAAGTAATGGAGGATTACATCAGTGAATCTCCCGCGGCGGGCATTGTCCGAACCTCATCCTCCCCGGCGGGCGCAAGGATCTTCTTTGTGTGGAACAGGGCTGGTTCACTACGTCGTCCATCGACTAGCGAGGCCCAAATCATAAACCATAAAGAACGAGTATCCACTGCCCCTCATAAACTCCACTTTCCaaccacttcacggagccaccatcttctccaggTGAGACCCACGAAGCGCCTGCCATCTGGCCAGAACAAGGGAGGGAGACGAGTGGAAAACGGCATTTAATATCCCTCCAGCCACTTCGaatacctggtcatgccatttggcctcaccaatgcccccgctgATCTTCCAAGCCCTGATTAACGATATCCTAAGAGTCTTGATTAACCGTTTTGTGTTTGTTTATCTGGATGACATCCtaatcttctccagcagtttcCAGTTCATGTCCGTCAGTTGCtacagaggctttgggagaacagATGATTGGTTAAAGCTGAGAAGTGTGACTTCATCTCCTGAGGGAACATCACCGAGAGCGGGCGAGTGAGAGCggatcccgagaagatccgggcggTGGCGGAGCGGCCATGACCCACGACACGCAggcaactccagccatttctgggCTTCGCGAACTCCTGACGCCGGTTCATCAGGGAGTATGGTCGGGTGGCGGCGCCCCTTACCCACCTAGGACCCCTTTTCATTGGGACCCCGAAGCTGACTCAGTGTTCTCAGAGCTGAAGAGGCGTGTCacctccgctcccatcctggtccaaccagaccCCTCTTGTCAATTCATGGTGGAGGTCGacgcctccgactctggggtgggagcgcTCCTCTCCCGAAGTTCAGGTCCTGATCAGAAACTTCATCCTAGTGCCTTCTTTTCTCGCCAGCGGTCTCCCGCCGAATGAACTTACGACGTAGGGAACCGGGAGTTACTGGCGGTCAAActcgctttggaggagtggaggcactgacGGGAGGGAGCGGAACATCCGTTCATCATCTGGTGCGAACGCAAGATCCTCGCATACATCCAAACCGCACAACGCCCGAAATCCCGCCAAGCCCGCGGGGCATTATGTTTTGGCCGGTGCAGGTTCACCCTCACCTatcgtccggggtccaagaacgggaagccggatgctctctcccgtcaatacatttccgaggagggccttcccaacTCCGAGACCattcctctaccatcctgtgtagtggctgcactcacctgggagatcgaggcCATAGTTAAAGTGGTCCAACGGATTCAGACTGGCCCTGGCAACGGACCCTCCAATCTCCTCTTTGTGCCCGATTCCTTtcgatctcaggttctccagtggggggtACACGtctcgtttcgcctgccatcccgggatcgaTCGGACTCTGACCCTCCTGAAGAGACATGTCTGCtggccctccatggacgctgacaCCCGTTCCTTTGTCTCTGTCTGTTCTGCTTGCacccgtggaaaagcctcccaccgaccacctgctggattgcttcgtcccctacctgtcccgaGCCGCCGCTGGTCTCACATCACGCTGGATTTTGTTGCGGGACTACCTCCTTCTGACCGGGGTCCCCAATTCGTCTCACAAGTTTGGAGATCATTTAGTCAAGCCCTGGGAGCCTCACTAACCCTGTCATCCGGACCCAAaggcactgaactaccaggaacaggactaggcgtaagaaggaagcaaggacagtgggaaagaaaggacgctggacatgacacaggctccggacgagacaaggattccgggcctgggctggGACTTGACGATGATAGCGGAagcaggacatggaactgggaactgggagcctgggcttggactcccagccagagactggacaaggacccagaacctgggtcttgcctcgggctcggactccagaaccaggctcGGACAAGACGTGGCCACAGGACAAGGAGAGTCACTGgtctggacgtgagactcctggacaggacaagggaaccccagcaccgggtTGGTGagcgaggcacatgacaagaggAGAACACAACGCCGTGGCTTGAACAGACAAAGGACCTTGGACCTGACTGGGACTGTACGAGATCCCAAAGCCTTGATACGTCCTTTGGATACAGGACGTAAgcccgtgagtcattacacagaacacagagccgggacgggacccctccttggatacaggacgtaggcccgtgagtcattacacagaacacagagccgggacgggacccctccttggatacaggacgggactcattacacagaacgctgaacacgacaAGACGGTTCCCAAAGCGAGGTAGCGGCAAACGGGCGGACCTGCCTAGCGGA contains the following coding sequences:
- the LOC140719994 gene encoding zinc-binding protein A33-like, encoding MEGQQTCLFRRVRVRSIPGWQAKRDVYPPLENLRSKGIGHKEEIGGSVARASLNPLDHFNYGLDLPANLAEKARNLNRNPKGKESKLYCEEHEEELKLFCETEKTLICLVCGDAQEHREHRFMPIKEAVTLYKDQLKSSLDSLTKKKSDFQEKEQQQKEMISGVRKQSHNLQSHITSQFAELRQIITEKEHSLLRDLRKEEARILNPMEKNLLKIQENIRIIQEEISKLKEQMDQKDGVIFLKEEAHRNRRISDDVQELSVTDEALPVEKFDCFYLLNTVLRETLDAINRVSATLDVETANPYLEVSEDRKSVRWTRTRRNLPDTGKRFTDWACVLGSEGFISGRHYWEVELTGIRVWWLGVAGESVERKGWFSLSPETAFWIIGRHYDVLHRDCDGSRVLPSPESRLPAGLIPGRVGVYLSYESGTVTFYNAETKSHLHSFTGNKFTGKLYPLFRTGDGNQWLRICSGSTPGL